CGCTTCCCGCTGAAGGGCAGCTGCCTGGCCATCTACTCCCGCGTCGTCAACTCGCAGCAGCGGCTCGACCAGGTGCTGCAGCAGTCCTACCCCTGGTGCTTCGGTGCACTGCTGGAGCTGAAACAGCTCTTCAAGGCCTATGCCGAGGCCAAGCACCAGCAGCACGTGCTCGACTACGACGACCTGCTGCTCTTCTGGTCGCACATGGCCGCCGACGCCGCCATCGCCGCCGACCTCGGCCAGCGTTTCGACCACGTCCTCGTCGACGAGTACCAGGACACCAACAAGCTGCAGGCCGCCATCCTCCGGGCCCTCAAGCCGACGGGGCGGAACCTCACCGTGGTGGGTGACGACGCGCAGGCCATCTACTCGTTCCGCGCGGCCGAGGTGCGCAACATCCTCGACTTCCCCGCGCAGTTCGATCCGCCCGCCCGCATCGTCACGCTGGAGCAGAACTACCGCTCGACGCAGCCCATCCTCGCGGTCTCCAACGCCGTCATCGCGCTCGCGAAGGACCGCCACGCGAAGGACCTCTGGTCCGACAAGGCCTCCAGCGAACGGCCCCGCCTCGTCGCGTTGAAGGACGAAGCCGCCCAGGCGAACTGGGTCGCCGACGACGTGCTGCGCAAGCGCGAGGAAGGCATCAAGCTCACGCGCCAGGCCGTGCTTTTCCGCACTGCCAGCCACAGCGCTCCGCTGGAACTCGAACTGACCCGCCGCAACATCCCATTCAAGAAGTTCGGCGGGTTGAAGTTCCTCGAGAGCACCCACGTGAAGGACGTGCTCAGCGTGCTGCGCTGGGCGCAGAACCCGCGCGGCCGCCTGGCCGGCTTCCGGGTGTCACAGCTGCTGCCCGGCTTCGGTCCGGCCAGCGCCCGGCGGCTGCTCGATGCCATCGAGGCGCAGCCCGACCCACTGGCCGCGCTGAAGGCATTCAAGGCCCCGCCCGCCGCGGCCGGCGAGTGGTCGACCCTCTGCGCCCTGCTCATGGACCTGGCCGCGAACAGCGAATGGCCGTCGGACCTCGAACGTGTGGTCGAGTGGTACCAGCCGCACCTCGAACGGCTGCACGACGACGCGCCGGTGCGCCTGGCCGACCTGGACCAGATCTGCCGCATCGCCCAGGGCTACGGCAACCGCGAGCGTTTCCTGACGGAACTCACGCTCGACCCGCCGAACGCGAGCAGCGACGAATCCGGCGTGCCCTCGCTCGACGACGACTACCTCATCCTCTCCACCATCCACTCGGCCAAGGGACAGGAGTGGCAGTCGGTGCACGTGCTGAACGTCGTCGACGGGTGCATCCCGTCGGACATGAGCACCGGCACGTCCGAGCAGATCGAGGAAGAGCGCCGGCTGCTCTACGTGGCGATGACCCGCGCGAAGCAGCACCTCGCGCTGCTCACGCCGCAGCGCTACTACATCCGCCAGCAGCACCGCACGGGCGACGCGCACGTGTACGCCACACCCAGCCGCTTCATTCCCGGCCGCGTGGCGCGGATGTTCGAGCAGGTGGTGCCGGCCATGGCGGCGAGCCACGGCCTCCCCGCGTCCACGGAACCGCAAATCGACGTGGGCGCGAAGGTTCGCGGCATGTGGGACTGATCCCGGGCCTAGAACAAGCCCTTCAACGCACCTCGTTTCGGCTGACGCGCCGCGGCGATTTTCCGCGCGGCGTCGGTCAGCATCGTGGTGGCCGTGGTGTTCAATCCGTGGATGAAGGTGCCCTTCTGGATGTCGGCGAAGTCGACCATCACGATGTTGGGCATGAACGCCTTCAGCACCGCACCGTTGGCATGCGCCGTGGGTGACATGTGGGCGGGCAGCCGCTCCTCGATGGCGTCCCCGAAGCCGTCCGCCCAGAGCTGGGCCAGCAGCGACGGCTGCTTGTTCACGCCCCACATGGTCTGGTCCCGGGCGTGGATGCTTCGCTTCAGGCCCGTGGTGGTCCAGTACAGCATCCCCATCACCTCCGGGTCCGTCCCCCTGGCGCCGATGCGCATCAGCTTGCTCTGCTTGGCGATGTTGGCCGCGATCTTGCCCATGTCGCTCTTGCCGTCCAGCGGGTTGGTGCCCCCCTTGCCGATGTACTGCAGGCCGTCGTAGGTGCTGCTGTAGCTGCCGCCCTTGGTCAGGCTCTTGCAGCCCCAGATGCCCGTGGCCGCCGTGTAGCCTTGGCTCGAGACGGCATCGAGGCCGGCCTGGGTGAACAGGACCACGACCTTCTGCTTGAGGTCGTCGAGCGTC
This genomic stretch from Piscinibacter gummiphilus harbors:
- a CDS encoding ATP-dependent helicase gives rise to the protein MDEPDTPESPARGTTPPFADLNDRQREAVEHGLATGGAGPLLVIAGAGSGKTKTLASRVARLVQAGADPNRILLLTFSRRAAGEMAQRVGRVLHRVLGQATTQAPPTFPWAGTFHGVGARLLRDYADRIGLAPNFTILDRADAEDLMGMQRQALGLADKVERFPLKGSCLAIYSRVVNSQQRLDQVLQQSYPWCFGALLELKQLFKAYAEAKHQQHVLDYDDLLLFWSHMAADAAIAADLGQRFDHVLVDEYQDTNKLQAAILRALKPTGRNLTVVGDDAQAIYSFRAAEVRNILDFPAQFDPPARIVTLEQNYRSTQPILAVSNAVIALAKDRHAKDLWSDKASSERPRLVALKDEAAQANWVADDVLRKREEGIKLTRQAVLFRTASHSAPLELELTRRNIPFKKFGGLKFLESTHVKDVLSVLRWAQNPRGRLAGFRVSQLLPGFGPASARRLLDAIEAQPDPLAALKAFKAPPAAAGEWSTLCALLMDLAANSEWPSDLERVVEWYQPHLERLHDDAPVRLADLDQICRIAQGYGNRERFLTELTLDPPNASSDESGVPSLDDDYLILSTIHSAKGQEWQSVHVLNVVDGCIPSDMSTGTSEQIEEERRLLYVAMTRAKQHLALLTPQRYYIRQQHRTGDAHVYATPSRFIPGRVARMFEQVVPAMAASHGLPASTEPQIDVGAKVRGMWD
- a CDS encoding PI-PLC domain-containing protein; this encodes MINYYQLGGNKRLCDIVVAGSHDAGITSGGANEQTQNLDIFDQARAGVRVFDLRIAATKASSSSSAPVHLKAFHADPKLMFNRDKTGKTLADLNGRQGNVTTTKLPLGGTFGMGLPDMLDQACDFLKYNTTEFLILKFDKCKNWPLIAEICVSRLGGYLYTGMGSLNEKTLDDLKQKVVVLFTQAGLDAVSSQGYTAATGIWGCKSLTKGGSYSSTYDGLQYIGKGGTNPLDGKSDMGKIAANIAKQSKLMRIGARGTDPEVMGMLYWTTTGLKRSIHARDQTMWGVNKQPSLLAQLWADGFGDAIEERLPAHMSPTAHANGAVLKAFMPNIVMVDFADIQKGTFIHGLNTTATTMLTDAARKIAAARQPKRGALKGLF